The Sciurus carolinensis chromosome 18, mSciCar1.2, whole genome shotgun sequence genome contains a region encoding:
- the Ahsp gene encoding alpha-hemoglobin-stabilizing protein: MAHLQANKDLISTGMKEFNVLLNQQVFNDPLISEEDMVTVVNDWVNLYVNYYRQHVTGEQQEQDRALQELQQELNILAKPFLAKYKDILKSCKHPNHKLPSS; this comes from the exons ATGGCCCATCTTCAGGCTAATAAGGATCTCATTTCTACAGGAATGAAGGAATTTAATGTTCTGCTGAATCAGCAG GTCTTTAATGATCCTCTTATTTCTGAAGAAGACATGGTGACTGTGGTGAATGACTGGGTGAACTTATATGTCAACTATTACCGGCAGCACGTGACGGGGGAGCAGCAAGAGCAAGACAGGGCTCTGCAGGAACTTCAGCAAGAGTTGAACATTCTGGCAAAACCTTTTCTGGCTAAATATAAGGACATCCTGAAGTCTTGTAAGCACCCAAATCATAAGCTTCCTTCCTCCTAG